The Leptolyngbya sp. 'hensonii' sequence GTAGAGCCATTTCTCCAGACGAAAAGCAGCCCCGAAAACAAAGAGCAGACCCAGAAGCTCTTGGATACCTTTTGGAGTGAATTTCAAAAGCATGTTGCCAAAAGCCGAGAGATTAGACCAGAACTGATCCAGAAGATTGCTGACAGTAAAGGCATACTTCTCCCGGATGAAGCCCTCAAAAGCCGCTTCATCGATCAGGTGGCCCATCTGGATGAGGTCGTCACCGATCTGAAGGTCCTGACGGGAAATAAGCCGAAGGATAAAAGCTTTCGTCAGATCAGTCTCCCTACCTATGCTGGTGCTATAGGGGAAAGTTTGCAGAAGTCTTCCCGCAGCCAGATTGCAGTAGTTTATGCTGAAGGGGAGATTGTTAACGGTATTGGGGGAGTGCGGGAAGTTGGTGGTGAGCGCTTTGCGCGCCAACTGCGAACCCTGCGCTTAGACGATAAGGTCAAGGCGATTGTCCTGCGGATCAATAGTCCTGGTGGGAGTGCCCAGGCATCTGACATCATTCAGCGAGAAATTATCCTGACCAGCAAAGTGAAGCCTGTGATTGTCTCGATGGGAGGGGTGGCTGCTTCTGGGGGATACTGGATTGCCACCTATGCCACCCGCATCTATGCGGAACCGACCACGATCACCGGTTCGATCGGGGTGTTTGGCCTCTTCCCCAACATTCAGAAAATTGGCAATAATAATGGACTCACCTGGGATACGGTGAAAACTGGGCGATATGCCGATATGGAAACCCTGGTCCGCCCCAAAACACCGGAGGAATTAGCCAATTACCAGCGCATCGTTGATAAGATTTACGACGACTTTATTGCTAAGGTGGCTGAATCCCGCAAATTGCCCAGGCAAAAGGTGGCGGAAATTGCCCAGGGCCGGGTCTGGTCTGGTCAAACAGCCAAACAGTTGGGTCTGGTAGATGAAATTGGGGGCATCAAAGACGCGATTCAGGATGCAGCAAAGCGGGCTAACCTGGGAGAAGACTGGCAGGTGGTGGAATATCCCAAAAACCGCAGCCTGGAGGAACGGATTCTGCAGCGACTGGCCAGTGATCCGAATACGGAAAGCAGCCCTCAACACCCCCCTGATTTTCCGACCATGACCAAACTGTTGAGCGATCGCAATGACCCGATGACCCTGGCAGTAGGTCGTCTCTGGAACGAACTTCAGGTGATTCGGTCCCTGAACGACCCCACCGGGGTTTACATGCGGATGCCTTACACGATCAAGATCGATTAACACGATCGGGCAGGACAACGAAATTCGGAGATGCGGGGAAAGATCATTGCTTTTCCCGCATTTTTTCATGCAAACGCATACACAAAACAGGGCATTACGAGAACGCGATCACACACATCGAACTTCGATCCTGGAATTGTCAGCAAATTGTAAGCACCTGCGCAGTCTCTGAACCTTATTCCAGCCATAACCCCTATGAAACCTCAGATTAGCGTCATCATTTGCACCCACAATCCCTGGTTGGCCTATCTCAATCAGGTTTTATCAGCTCTTCAGGGGCAAACGTTGCCCGTTCAGCAATGGGAACTGATTGTTGTCGATAATGCCAGTGCTCAATCCCTGGCCTCCCGAATCGATCTGAGCTGGCATCCCGCTGCCCGTCTGGTGCGGGAAGAGCGCCTGGGACTCACTGCAGCCCGCTTGAGCGGATTCCAGGCAGCCAGGGGTGACCTGTTGGTCTATGTAGATGACGACAACGTGTTGGACGCAAACTATCTGACCCAGGTGTTGCAAATTTTCACTGAATTTGAGGGACTGGGAGCGATCGGGGGCAAATCCTTACCCGAATTTGAAGTGGCCCCCAAACCCTGGGTCTCAGAATTCTATAAAGTTCTGGCCTTGCGAGATTTTGGGGATGAACCCTTGGTTCATATGGGTAGCTTTGGGACTTTGTCCCAGAATACCTATCCTGATTTTGCCCCGGCTGGCATTGGGCTGGCGGTGAGACGGCAGGCTTTTCTCTCCTACACCCAATGGGTGACAGCCGATTGCCGTCGCCTCGCCCTGGGTCGCACTGGCAACCAGCTCACTTCTGGGGAAGACAACGACATTATTCTGACCTTGTTGAATGCGGGTTGGGGGGTGGGCTATTTTCCCCAACTGCAGCTCAAGCATCTGATTCCCGCCCGCCGATTGCAGCGAGACTACCTGGGACAACTGAATCGGGCAGCCTGCCGTTCCTGGGTTCGGGTTATGGATATTCATGGCATTCGCGTCTGGCAGAAAATCCCTTCCTCCACCCTCGTTCTGCGGAAAGCGAAGGCATTTTTTGCGTATCGGGCCTGGCAGGATGCTGCTGCCTATGTTCACTGGCAGGGTGCCTGCGGCACCTTTGAAGGATTGGCCAGTTTGTCGAATTAGTCATTGCCCACTTGTCATCAGCAGGAATTCCTA is a genomic window containing:
- a CDS encoding glycosyltransferase, with amino-acid sequence MKPQISVIICTHNPWLAYLNQVLSALQGQTLPVQQWELIVVDNASAQSLASRIDLSWHPAARLVREERLGLTAARLSGFQAARGDLLVYVDDDNVLDANYLTQVLQIFTEFEGLGAIGGKSLPEFEVAPKPWVSEFYKVLALRDFGDEPLVHMGSFGTLSQNTYPDFAPAGIGLAVRRQAFLSYTQWVTADCRRLALGRTGNQLTSGEDNDIILTLLNAGWGVGYFPQLQLKHLIPARRLQRDYLGQLNRAACRSWVRVMDIHGIRVWQKIPSSTLVLRKAKAFFAYRAWQDAAAYVHWQGACGTFEGLASLSN
- the sppA gene encoding signal peptide peptidase SppA, whose translation is MRDFLKYTLASLTALVLFSGLSVVGLAFLLIAIVSSVDTGPQVKNKSVLTFDLSTSITDTGPVATRSEVLEEAFSDRPSTSLSLRAVLETLDRAAKDDRIVALYLFGNLESNGGTSFASLQEVRQALERFRGSGKKIIAYDTNWREREYYLGSVANTVILNPSGLMEMNGFRSENLFLAGALRKYGIDVQVTRVGKYKSAVEPFLQTKSSPENKEQTQKLLDTFWSEFQKHVAKSREIRPELIQKIADSKGILLPDEALKSRFIDQVAHLDEVVTDLKVLTGNKPKDKSFRQISLPTYAGAIGESLQKSSRSQIAVVYAEGEIVNGIGGVREVGGERFARQLRTLRLDDKVKAIVLRINSPGGSAQASDIIQREIILTSKVKPVIVSMGGVAASGGYWIATYATRIYAEPTTITGSIGVFGLFPNIQKIGNNNGLTWDTVKTGRYADMETLVRPKTPEELANYQRIVDKIYDDFIAKVAESRKLPRQKVAEIAQGRVWSGQTAKQLGLVDEIGGIKDAIQDAAKRANLGEDWQVVEYPKNRSLEERILQRLASDPNTESSPQHPPDFPTMTKLLSDRNDPMTLAVGRLWNELQVIRSLNDPTGVYMRMPYTIKID